In Bacteroidales bacterium, the sequence TAAAAATACATGCCATATCGCAAGTTAACCATTCAGGAAGTAGAGGTATTGGAAAATCAGGCTTGCCGTTGTGAAAACTGGGAAAGCCTTGAAGTAGCAGATCAATTTGATCCCAGTTACGTCCGTAATAGTAATTTTTCAGGAAATGTCCGTATCGGCAAATTTGAAGATGAAGTTACTTTTTTTGGAGGGGTAAAAAAACATACCGGGATTTTCAATGCTACCATACATAACTGCCGGATCGGTGATAACGTGTATATCGGTCAAATCCGTAATTATATCGCTAATTACGAAATCAAAGATCATGTGGTCATTGAAAATGTAGACCTATTGGCGGTTGATGGAACCAGCAATTTTGGTAATGGAACATTGGTAAGTGTGCTGAATGAGACCGGTGGAAGAGAAGTCCCCATTTATGATCATCTTTCGGCTCATCTCGCCTATATCCTTGCTTTATACCGACATCGGCCATTAGTGATTGAGAAGGTGAGTGGTATGATCGACCGTTATGCTGATGCTGTTTCTTCTGATATGGGAACCATCGAGAAGCATGCACGTATTACCAATTGCCGGACATTACGGAATCTGCGTATCGGGGCATATAGTATCCTGGACGGGACTTATCGTATTTCCAATGGTACAATCAATAGTAATGTTGATGCTCCTACTCTTTTCGGCCCGGGAGTAATTGCTGAAAATTTTATTGCTAGTACGGGTTCTATCGTTACCGAAGGTACGGTTGTGTTTAATTCGTTCATAGGGCAGGGATGCTTGTTAGGGAAGCAGTATTCGGCCGAAAATTCGTTGTTCTTTGCTAATTGTCAGGGATTACACGGTGAAGCCTGTGCAGTTTTTGCCGGTCCTTACACGGTAACCCATCATAAATCCACTTTACTGATAGCCGGATATTTTTCCTTTTTGAATGCAGGTAGTGGTTCTAACCAGAGTAACCATATGTACAAACTCGGTCCCATACATCAGGGTGTTGTGGAAAGAGGATCAAAAACAACCAGTGACTCTTATATCCTTTGGCCGGCAAAGATAGGTCCGTTTACATTGGTTATGGGGCGACATTATAAACATCCTGATACTTCGGATCTTCCCTATTCATACCTGATCGAAAGTGGCGATGACAGCGTATTGATCCCTGGAGCTAACCTGCGAAGTGTAGGAACCATAAGGGATGCGCAGAAGTGGCCTAAGCGTGATAAAAGAACCGATCCGAACAAACTGGATTGTATCAATTTCAACTTATTAAGTCCGTTTTCTATTCGCCGTATGATGAAGGCGTTAGATATTCTGGAAATGTTGAAGAAAATTTCCGGAGAAACTTCAGATTTTTATTCATACCAAAGTGCCAAAATCAAACCCAGTTCCCTGAAAAAAGGGCTAAAGCTTTATCACATGGGGATTCA encodes:
- a CDS encoding DUF4954 family protein; its protein translation is MPYRKLTIQEVEVLENQACRCENWESLEVADQFDPSYVRNSNFSGNVRIGKFEDEVTFFGGVKKHTGIFNATIHNCRIGDNVYIGQIRNYIANYEIKDHVVIENVDLLAVDGTSNFGNGTLVSVLNETGGREVPIYDHLSAHLAYILALYRHRPLVIEKVSGMIDRYADAVSSDMGTIEKHARITNCRTLRNLRIGAYSILDGTYRISNGTINSNVDAPTLFGPGVIAENFIASTGSIVTEGTVVFNSFIGQGCLLGKQYSAENSLFFANCQGLHGEACAVFAGPYTVTHHKSTLLIAGYFSFLNAGSGSNQSNHMYKLGPIHQGVVERGSKTTSDSYILWPAKIGPFTLVMGRHYKHPDTSDLPYSYLIESGDDSVLIPGANLRSVGTIRDAQKWPKRDKRTDPNKLDCINFNLLSPFSIRRMMKALDILEMLKKISGETSDFYSYQSAKIKPSSLKKGLKLYHMGIHKFLGNSLIKRLEGTDFKNNEAIRERLYPDTPVGTGEWLDLAGLIVPKSEIERLMTEIETGKVTSLEQISKAFTGMHSNYYTYEWTWAIDKIQEYYGKSIEEFTASDVVDIVETWRECVVELDHMLYNDAKKEFTLTSKTGFGVDGEEQDKHLDFDQVRGEFEKNAFVKEVLDHIRRKTELGEELINRMKKVP